The sequence GTGGTATTTAATATACACACATTACCATTCTACTGAGAAAACAGGGCTTTAACCAAGAGGTGGGGCTGCAATGTTAAAGCAAAACATATTTGCTGATATTAAAATCAAATTTAACCCTTCATCTATCCCCCATCCACATCCCTTACCCTTACTGTTTATTTGAGACAACCAGAATGTACAATGGCATCCCACCCCTACTAACTCCCCCAACTCTCAATTTGGCTGCTTGTTTTACAAAGATGACTCTACCTCTCTCTGGATCACTACTTCTCCATCTGACCTTGCACCCACTTGGTTTTCCACCTCCACAGGAGGCTGTTCCCTGCCTCTGTGCTCTGGAGACTCATCGATGTTCTCTAGGCAGGGGGTGGACAGCCCCATGGCCTTGTCTGTGGCCTTTTTCTCAGGCTTGTCTCCGTTGCCACAGCACAGCTTGGGGGCACACTGTGTCCGGCAGGAGAGCTCGCAAAGAGAAATACAGGATTCCGAGTTGACGGTGACGAACTCTGGCTGGATGGTGGTGGCATGGATGCCCTCATTGTGGAAGAAATCCTTGATGCTCTTGGCCACATCCATGTAGGAGGTGGGGTCGTGGCACTTGATGTGGGCTGTAGCGATGATACGGCTACCTGCCAGCTGCCAGATGTGCAGCTCATGGACAGCCAGTACGCCCTCCACGTTTCGCAGCTTTTCATTCAGTAGCTGCATGTCGATCTGTTTGGGCACTGTCTGAAGCAGGATAAGGGCTGACTCTTTCAGAAGTGGGTATGTGGTGTACAGTAGAATGAAAACCATGATGATGCAGAGAGTGGGATCCAAGTAGAGGACCCAGCAGGGCCCTGCACTGGTAATGGCCTCGGTGCCGTTCCTCAGCACGCTCACCAACGTATGGTTGATGTGCTTGTGGTCCATGCAGTGGCTGTCCACACATGGGGTGAGACAGGGCTCTCCTTCAGGACAGGGCTGCCACACAAAAGTAAAGATAATGGCATTCACCACCACAATGACTGAGCCCAGGGCATCCCCCAGAACATGCAGGAAGACGCCACGCATGTTGAGCTGCGAAGCCGATTCGTCACCGTGATCCAGTTCATCGTACTGAGTGTTGCTGTGGATATGCAAACTGTTTTCTCGCAGCAGATCTGTATCGGAAAGAGAGGGTGTTACACAGCCTGCTGATTTAGTGTTGGGTAACACGGCACTATAAATTACTGGCTAATGGGGAGAAAGGGCTGTCTCTTTTCGATAATTTATCAGTGGGTATCTGCAATCACTCTGGTAGGACAGAACAAAATGGGGGTCATTAATTTAAAGGGGCACCATGCTTGCATGACTGCACTTGTccactttcattttttctttgattttacaaaatttagagtgaccaaatttacagttattattttaatttggaatgtctaattatgttttgttttctctcctCCCCATAGCAAGTCTCCACACAGCATAGACATTCCGAGGGCTACTTACTTTACATGAattacctgtctattcctttcgtgccactagttgaaagggagctacgcCTGTGCTTTCACAAAGataatgggcctcatttacgaaagggcactaattCTGGAGTTAGCACACacataaagtagtgagcctaacgtgcgtgacaaatctaaatttactgccacATTTACTAAGAGAACGCATTAAGTGCATACCATACTGTGCTTGCTACATGTATTgcgagcgataatttaatgtgcatgataatgtcagagacttacccgtgacaTCAAAAGGGGCCAGGCAGAGGCAAAGTaatgtgaaactgcactgcttacattttaattttaaaatgtattccttgtctgatgtgtaaattaaaaaaaaaaaaaaagcctttttcctttctcctttaatgcatgcGGCCCACCCATTAGTTGCATTGATTTACTGTATCGTCTTGgaattattctttaaaacaacccaccTCTTTAGTATAACACgcgtattcaacatgtgcagccTGCACTGTATGAGTGATATTCCCATTAAACTAGTAGAGGCAGTAAAATAGCCAATAAAATAGCACACAGGATCTGTTTCCTCACACACAGCACATAATTCTGATTAGGATAGCAAAAacgcttgtttaaactatttattttactttgggcAAGTCAGTAaccaaaaagtagttggagatgtcatAGAATCAAAAGGTGATCAaaaggtggaggcggaacacaaaagattccaaaatcattacccagatgattatttgttcaattaatgaTTTTGACCGCAAGGCagtatgtctgatttgcagtgtaacagttgcagttatgaaagaataaaacaaacaacgtCACCATGACACACTGCACAAAGCaacgtattttgagtttactggaaatgaaagaagctatggagtctcaacaaaaggtttttttctgaaaatgagaagaaaaaaagaaagtggtgtGGATTCCATGAACAACCAcaggaaaggactttttttttttttttttaaacttcaattagccatggaaagtgcagaaataCCATGGAAGGaactaactgggattacaacaTATGACTGGAAAAAAAGGTGGACTGGCATCCAGAGTactggaaaaaattaaagaaagaaatgcagacatGCCAATTGTtgtacactggattctgcatcaacagatATTATGTGGAAAagctgcagaattagaacacgtaatgagcattgttatcaagttgTTATCAGAAAATTAGTGCCAAGTGTCCAGACAcaagtcataaaaaggtacatttcgtagtggtactgtttactatttagtattttcacagcttgtcagtatctcccccccccccccccccccccccccccccccccccccccccccggagctgttaaaaactttatattttgaaatataatattGAGACTTTGCAttatacattgtgtttttttgtttgttttttttctttactgtgagattttcattgaaataaaacactatttccctttacattacatttgtgatactgagttctaggaaagctgcttctagttataaCTGCCTATTTCTGCactataaaatgcattaatatgctgattaattgattgaaaccgtGCCTGCATACTTAGAATCATGCAGTGGGCTAATGTGTTTTAAGTAGTGTATTGGCctatatacaatttataaaagaCATTTTCACATACACTACGATGTACGTATGTGAGATGTATAATTGTacggtgcccccccccccccccagtgaacAGTCTTAACATAAATGGCCCTTGCTGACAGATTTTTCTGTTCAAACAATTTTTCAGAACAAAGGAATTTCaccaagatgtatttattttccgtTAGTGAATCAAACATACAAATCtgttgattcactaaactgaatgaatcaaacgaaTAGAGTCAGAGAAGAGAATCAAATTGCATATCACTAGTTTTCAGACCAGAAAAATAGCGAGCCTATCAGGGGTTCAAGCCTGGTTAATAAATGATCAATTTAATGTGCGCACTAAAATGAacgtcctttagtaaataccatgcaAATACAGATCTCATTActctgagctggatgctcatttaaatacattatcagttTAGTGTTCTTTTGAAAATTAGGCCTATGTAACAGATTTGTTGCTGTTGTGCACAAAAATAATGACAGATTTTACAAGCAATGAATCACTCCCTGCTTTAGTGAAGGTAATACACTGACTTTCTAATACGTTacttgggaaagggttacagatgagtacactgaaaggacagaaacGCACCAGAACTGCAAACTGATTTATATTGCTATAGCGATATTgtaatttctttatttgcattagtgcattTGTGAGCGTCTGACTTGGAAAGGGAAAGCACAAGAAAgcattttttggttttagtttaaATCACTGTAAATACATAACATGTGCATGCGGGCCTTTTGGCAAACTATatttaaggcttctgttttttggtttttattaatttcattccACTGTTATTTGTAGCTATTTTCAgattatgtaaatctttttttggcatcgttttttaaaaataaatatatatattctatatatataatatatatatatatatatatatatatatatatatatatatatatatatatatatatatatatatatatatatatatatattataagtgtaTATCATAGAACATGAATACTGAAGAAATCCCATACATATGAAAGGGTGGATATACTGTAACCCTATTTTGCTAATGTTGCCACAGCATTACTTTTGTAATTCAAGGTTCCTGCCTTCATTTGTCACACACTTTCTAGAAAAGATtgtgctacaaaacaaaaatgaagcttAACCTGGtgcggctcaacctccacacctcaccctctctcaacaggagtcccacAAGGATCAGTTTTGGGTCCTCTCTCTAAacccgctccctgggccccctcatagCATCCTGTTTTCTCATACTATTTCTATGCTAATGaagctcagatcttcctctcttcCCCCTCCCCAACCACATcatcccctcccgtatctctagAATAGACTACATCAACTCCCTCCAAGCCGGCCTCCCTATGTCCAACACTCGTCCGCtacagctcatccagaactccactgctcacctggtgttcttTCTGGatcgcttctcccatgctactctaCTGGCTCCCGATCACAGCTCGCATCCAGTACAatactcttgtactcgcctaccggtccttgacaagactgcacccagctacctccagaccctaatccctccctacacccccacccgtcCTCTcagctccgcctgcactagaattCTGGCTGTACCTCCACTAccctcccctgcttccagagcccgcaccttctccacccttgccccccagtggtggaacgaccaccctcgttccaccactgcggggcctcGCCGCTtccagtgcctcctcaagacacacctcttcaggcaacacctgtaaaactcaactcttcccttctggacaatatagcactctacCTTTAAAGCACTTTAAcctgcacttatctgctccctattttactgtacttaatcttacacttaacccaatctgtaagatcttgtatttcacttggtctcgtatctaaccctgatgtaactatcaacacttatctgctcttgaactgccccgataccaaatcatactgtgttttgtatttgctcttattaggactgaagtcactgtatcttgtatcttgctcttaagtgtactgtaattcttgatatgcattttttgtatacaactaagtcaccctgggtaagggtgtctgctaagaaaggaacaacaacaacatacaTACAACACACCATGATACATGGTGTCATCATTAGTTTCACTTATGCCAGAAAAAATATAGGCCCTATTTTCAGTTAATTTACTGAGGAATTTCCAACAGCTTTTAGTGACAATTGGCTGCctaaataaacatgaaataaaaattacatttaagtgtGAGGTGCATGTCTCATCTGTCTACCtgtgaaaatgaatacaaatcatacattgtaaaatactgcAGAAGTGTAAAATGCGCAAAGATGAATATTCATATCAAAAGAAGAAACATGACACAGTATATGTTGCCACTGGTTACACTCAACATCCACCTAAAAATACAATGAGTATATTCTGTTAATGTAGATTACAAATGTAACGTGTGATTCAGTGTGAAATATCCCTTTAACACATGAGTATGGACTGATAGGAAAATATGTTAACCCTTTCAATGGCTCTCAATGCAATGAAATAAATCAGGCACCTAAGGAGTATTGCTCTGGTCATCCAACTCAGGACCCCTATGTACTGTGTATATTTTTGTCAATCAGTGTACAAATTTACAGCGAGCATATCGACGCATCCTTAGTCGAATGGAAATAATGAATCTGATTGTGATAACTGAATTCCTTCACCTCATAATATTAATGATATGAACAAATGGTATGACCAAACTATGTGCAGCCGtgtaaattgaaaattaaaaaaaaataacacatacgTACCATGTCTTTCAGGTCTGTCAGAATTAACTCCGTTAGGACTGTTGCAGTTTCCTACCAGGTTGTTGGTCTCTTCAGCAGTCGACCCGTTCCCCGTCGGGGTTTGGGTCttgcatattttgtttcttttgtttttcttattccCGTGAGAATGTGTATGGCCACCACCATGGGAGTGCCCGTGTCCGCCCCCTGCGTGTCCATGAAACATGCAAAGACCAAACAGGTTGACTAGGAGACCCCCAACACCCACCCCGATAACTACCATAGGGTTCTCAATTTCTTGCGGCTCCGTGAAACGCTCAATAGCTTCCAATATAATGGTGAAACAGAGAGCAGTCAAAAACACGGCATTCACCAGGGCACCCATCACTTCGGCACGAATCCACCCGAAGGTGTTTTTGCTGGTAGATTGGGTTTTCTCAGCAAAACGAACGGCGACAAAAGCCACTACTAAAGCTAGGACATCTGACAGCATATGAAAAGAGTCCGAAAGCATAGCCAAAGAAGAAGTTATACGACTGACCACAACCTCCACAATGAAAAACCCAAATGTCAGCGACATCATGCATAGTAGCCGTACACGGTCAGGCTCACAAGCCATTT is a genomic window of Polyodon spathula isolate WHYD16114869_AA chromosome 6, ASM1765450v1, whole genome shotgun sequence containing:
- the LOC121317084 gene encoding zinc transporter 1-like, whose protein sequence is MACEPDRVRLLCMMSLTFGFFIVEVVVSRITSSLAMLSDSFHMLSDVLALVVAFVAVRFAEKTQSTSKNTFGWIRAEVMGALVNAVFLTALCFTIILEAIERFTEPQEIENPMVVIGVGVGGLLVNLFGLCMFHGHAGGGHGHSHGGGHTHSHGNKKNKRNKICKTQTPTGNGSTAEETNNLVGNCNSPNGVNSDRPERHDLLRENSLHIHSNTQYDELDHGDESASQLNMRGVFLHVLGDALGSVIVVVNAIIFTFVWQPCPEGEPCLTPCVDSHCMDHKHINHTLVSVLRNGTEAITSAGPCWVLYLDPTLCIIMVFILLYTTYPLLKESALILLQTVPKQIDMQLLNEKLRNVEGVLAVHELHIWQLAGSRIIATAHIKCHDPTSYMDVAKSIKDFFHNEGIHATTIQPEFVTVNSESCISLCELSCRTQCAPKLCCGNGDKPEKKATDKAMGLSTPCLENIDESPEHRGREQPPVEVENQVGARSDGEVVIQRESRVV